ATCGGAGCGACATTTGGATTGGGCTTGTGCTCGGCATCGCCCAGATAGCGATTGAAGGCCGTGCTTCCGCGCTTGAACGCGGCGTCCTCTCCGTGAACCGCCCCTTGGTTGTACTCGCGAACCGTTCCTTCCAGGCCGTCAGAGTCGATGCCCGCATTCGCTGCGAGCTCGCGCAGCGTCGCCCCGCGGGTCAGATAGCCGTTGCGCACGAAGATGCCGACCGGCACCGGCGCCGGCTTGGCGTAGCCAAGACCGTATTTCCGGATCGTCGCGTGATCGCAGATCAGCCAGGCCGCGGTCTCCCTGCCGCCGGCGCCGTCGGCAATCATGGCAGCGCCAACGTCGTGGTAGGATTCCGACTCGTTGGTAAAGCGGCGCCCTTGCCGGTTCACCGCGATCACGCCGGGCTTGTAGCGGTCCACGAGATGCGGAAATGCGCCGGTGCGGCTGCCGAGCGGCACGCGCGACACCGGCATCCAGGCAGCAGCGTTCGAAAAGCGGATATCGCAGTTGCCGCCGACCTGCTCCGCCATGTGGATTCCGTCGCCGGTGTTGGTTTCGGGCGTCGGTGACAGGTGTTCGCCGCCTCGGACAAGGTGCGGATAGGCGCGGGCGATCCGCGCACGATCATGAGGAAATCCGCCGCTCGCCAGCACCACCGCGCAGCGTGCCGTGATCCGGAACTCGCCATTCTCGTCGCGCACGACGGCGCCCGTGATGGCGCCGTTCCGGCTGACCAGCCGCTGCGCCGGCGTTCCCGTGAGCAACGGGATGCCGAGGTCGAACACGGTCTTGGCAAGACGCGCCGCCAATGCGTTGCCGCTGGTGATCTTGACGCCCCGGCGATAGAGCGCGAGATCCTTGACGTGACTGGCAAGGCGTTTGGCCACGTAGATCGCGGACTTGAGCGAGCTCGTCACGCGGAAGAAGTGCTTCAATTCGTCGTTGGACGAGTTGAACATCATCCCGATGAAGGTGATGGTCTCGAGCGGTGGCCGCAGCCTGCGGATCTCCTCGCCGAGCGCACGGGCATCATAAGGTGCGGCAGTGACCGAGCGGCCCAGCGCCGCGCCCCCCTTCACATCCGGGTGATAGTCGGGATAGGCGGACAAAACGAATTTTGCTTCGGTCTCCCGCTCGAAGAAGTCGAGCATGCGCGGGCCGACATCGAGAAAGGCGTCGATCGCCGCGTCGTCGAAATGATTGCCTGTCTCATGCTTCAGGTAAGTGCGCGCTGCCTCGCGGCTATCCGACACGCCCGCATTGCGGGCATGGCTGTTGCCGGGAATCCAGAGCACGCCACCGGAGAACGCGGTGGTGCCGCCGAAATAGCGATCCTTCTCGATGATGATGACGTCGAGACCGGATTTCCGGGCCGTGATCGCGGTGGACAATCCTCCGGCGCCGGAACCGACGATCAGCACGTCGCACGACAGATCACGCTGCTGTCCCGGCATTGGCGTCCTCCCTCGTGGCTGTCGCGCCATCCCGTTGATGCGTCGGGTCGTGCGCAAGCATCATCTGGATAGCGGCGGACGCGGCTGCCGCCAATGGACGAAACTCCCTTTGTATTGTACTTTCCATAAGTACAACGCCGCGAGCATCCCTCCCAGTCGGACGCTGCCGAGGAAACCGCTTCGATGATCCCGCACTATTTTTTGTACGAGGAAGCTGCCCCGAAGGTCGAGCCGTCATTCCTCCATATCGAGCCGATTCCGGTGCGCAGCGGTCGCCACGATTGGACAATCCGGACGCACACGCACCCCGATCATCACCAGATCCTGGTGGTCAGCAAAGGCGGCGGCGCCATCGAGGTCGAAGGCGTCGCCTGGGTGGTGTCGCCACCGTCGCTGGTGATCATCCCGGCCCTCACGATCCACGCCATTCGTTTCAAGCCCAATACCGACGGCTATGTCATCACAGTGGCCCCGCCCTTCCTGCAATCCGCGCTCGACCACGACGCCGATCTCGTCGAGGGCTTTCGCGTACCCGTCCACTTTCTCCCGCAGCAAATCGGAGACGATATCGACCTTATCGGCCTGTTCGCCTCGCTCGAGCATGAATTCGTCTGGTCGGCTCCGGGCCGGCGCACGGCAATCAAAGCCTATCTGCAGCTTCTCGCGGTAACCGTCCGCCGGCTACGCGAGCAGGAGCGCAGCCGCCCTGTGTCCAGCGCGCGCGATGCCGACACGGTGATGCGCTTTCGCGAACTGATCGAACGATACT
The DNA window shown above is from Bradyrhizobium sp. CB1650 and carries:
- a CDS encoding FAD-dependent oxidoreductase, with protein sequence MPGQQRDLSCDVLIVGSGAGGLSTAITARKSGLDVIIIEKDRYFGGTTAFSGGVLWIPGNSHARNAGVSDSREAARTYLKHETGNHFDDAAIDAFLDVGPRMLDFFERETEAKFVLSAYPDYHPDVKGGAALGRSVTAAPYDARALGEEIRRLRPPLETITFIGMMFNSSNDELKHFFRVTSSLKSAIYVAKRLASHVKDLALYRRGVKITSGNALAARLAKTVFDLGIPLLTGTPAQRLVSRNGAITGAVVRDENGEFRITARCAVVLASGGFPHDRARIARAYPHLVRGGEHLSPTPETNTGDGIHMAEQVGGNCDIRFSNAAAWMPVSRVPLGSRTGAFPHLVDRYKPGVIAVNRQGRRFTNESESYHDVGAAMIADGAGGRETAAWLICDHATIRKYGLGYAKPAPVPVGIFVRNGYLTRGATLRELAANAGIDSDGLEGTVREYNQGAVHGEDAAFKRGSTAFNRYLGDAEHKPNPNVAPIAAGPYYALKIIMGDLGTFDGLTTDVVGRVVRHDGTAIGGLYAVGNDRASIMGGNYPGAGITLGPIMTFGYITGRHLAGQQA
- a CDS encoding helix-turn-helix domain-containing protein, whose amino-acid sequence is MIPHYFLYEEAAPKVEPSFLHIEPIPVRSGRHDWTIRTHTHPDHHQILVVSKGGGAIEVEGVAWVVSPPSLVIIPALTIHAIRFKPNTDGYVITVAPPFLQSALDHDADLVEGFRVPVHFLPQQIGDDIDLIGLFASLEHEFVWSAPGRRTAIKAYLQLLAVTVRRLREQERSRPVSSARDADTVMRFRELIERYYRNHPPLDFYARKLGVTAARLNACCRVTTGKPSLALINDRLLTEAKRNLLYSDMSVSEIGAALGYADPAYFNRFFSRNVGLSPGRFRDRLLPGEIRMVAG